The region CACAGAACCAGTGTAATTTTGGTTGCAGTTTGGGACGCCACCCCAGTGTTGTTTAAGAAAGTACCAGTGGGTAAATTGGGGCAGTGCTGGGCCCCTGCGTCCGGCGCCCATTGCTgacactggctgtgtgtccatcacATTATTCAGTCCCGTCGCCCTTTCACTGTTCACCTGCACGTGGGCACTCGCATAGTCTTTAACTCAAGAGCCACAGACCCACTTAGCGCATGTCCGGAAAGAAAGCAAATTGGAAGGGATCTTTAATCCATATTTATTTTAATAATGTTTTGGAATTCAACAAATGAGAAATTTGAGATATGACAGGTGATAAGTGTAGCAGGCTTGGGAGCAATAGGTGGATTTGGACCTGTGGTTTCCAAAGCAACTGGAGATCTTGCCTTATGTCTCTGTCTGTTGTGGTTGATTGATTGATTTGAGTAGTCAGCTAGTTCTTTCTCATTGTATCAGGGGGCTAAAGAGCTGAATCAgggcagattagatggattcCCTCTTATTTGCCTTGGTCTTTTTTGGGGGAGCAATTTATTAACTGCTCCACCGGAGTTTTGACTAAACTGTCGAATGTCGATTGAATGTAATTCATCTATTTTGGGAAAGAGCATTTGAAGACTGATAGCACTCAGTGTAAAAGCTGCAATCTGTAATGTGGGCGATGAAGGGAAAACCAATATCTGATTGACCGCAAATCACTTTGCCACTGACATGTTGCATTCCCTTTCTGGAGCGAGCCAGTGGTTACTGTCTGAAACAGAGCTGTCCGCAGTCGGTGTTAaagtaaagtttctttattagtcacaagcaccgccaccctctggcgcctgttcgggtacacagagggggaatttggcatggccaatgcaccctaatcagcacatctttcagactgtgagaggaaaccggagcgccctgaggaaacccacgcagacacggggagaacatgcaaactccacacagacagtgacccaagccgggaatcaaacccgggtccctggagctgtgaggcagtagtgccgaccactgtgctactgcactGCCCCTTTGTTTCGAGTCTGGGCCATccagaaacattggctctattctctctccatagatgctatcagacccgctgagattttccatcattgttGAATTTAATCCCTGATGCTGGCTGTTGGAGGAATGTTCTTCTGGACAGTGGGTTGAGATCTCTGGTGTTTATATTTGAGGTAGATTTCATTACTGCAAAACACTGAAAGGAAGGTGCAGAGCTATGAAGAAAAAGCATAACATTAGGATTAGAATCAAACAGCACAGACGGAGGCccaagagttatccaattagtccaacttcctctctctgttcccccattGTCCTGCAGAATGTTCCTATTCAaggatcgcttctcggccttttggctaagatcaagtgtagtatggatcgccggcacttggttgaggtcattaggttacactgaggcttcatgtgtttcatatgaagcaattttttaaagcggcatctcggccttttggctaagatgcaaatgagctcaagtcttggaggaggatcctcccccttctccaatcagcttgacccatgtagatcaggcccaggacagggtggttttggtctcccgtcctgtcagcctggatctgaaatgtctcaacttgttgagactctgaattggatttgatttgattgaattggaaaagtataaaaaaaaaggaTCTACCCAAATTGCTTCTGCCACTCTAGGCAGTGCATTGCAATTAGTTACAGAGAGCTGGATAGCCTCAATGGACTGAACTGACTCCTTCTGTGCCGTGAACTCCTTTTttagttcattcgtgggacataggcgtcgctggctggccagcatttattgccccatcccgaattgcccgagggcagttgagagtcaaccacattgctcctagctagttcccctgacactgtaggccagaccaggtgaggacggcagatttccttccctaaaggacattagtgaaccagatgggtttttccgacaatggtttcatggtcatcagtaattccagatttttttttgttgaattcaaattccaccacctgctgtgggggGTTTCaaaccgggttcccagaacaccaagggacaatttaacgtggccaatccacctaacccgcacatctttggactgtgggaggaaaccagagcatctggaggaaacccacgcggacacggggagaatgtgcaaactccacatttagGCGGGATTCTGACTttgaggcgttcagtcataatcccataGAGGGTGGCTTCGCacaattggctcctcagccaagcacatacaccaaatgtccgaacctgcggttcctctcatGCTGAGCAGGATtattattgcaacaacactttgtaatcatcagtagggtaaaactaacctgtctcacgacaGTCTAAACAtagctcacgttccctattagtgggtgaacaatccaacgcttggtgaattctgctcaCTCTGACCTGTAGCATTATTGCCAGGAATTTGGTAAAGTGCACTGGTGGAGGGAAGGATGAAACAATGGTGCAGTCAGTACTGTGTTGCTTTGACAAATGCACCTTGCTTACAGTtataaatctttcccttctaaaCTTGGGCAGTGTGTGGAATCAGCAGTTTGAGTTATTGAACAGCAGATGGAGTCACTTCAGGCAATGAATTAAAAGCATCACGTAAAGCACTCCGAATCTGAAATGTGGCATTTTTCTTTATTACAATGGTACCACTCTACTGCATGACAACATCTCTTAAGGGATTAAGAGCTTACGTGCAACACACTTTGGTCAAATTTGCTAGTTTTAACTGTCAAGTTTAATTTTCTTTGTCTTATTCCATAATGCAGAACAAagtggattcaaacccaggctaCAGAAGTAAAAGGACCGttgtgttggatcagtgtgtcATGCAGAAAACACACACATatccatctttcattccctcaccctatactataaatatacagtaaaatatctcccactttctatgccttttagctttgagaaagggtcatctggactcgaaacgtcagctcttttctctccttacagaggctgccagacctgctgagattttccagcattttctcttttgttttcagattccagcatccgcagaaatttgcttttatccagcattttaagaattgtttcatgttctccccgtgggttttctccgggtgctccaatttcctcccacagtccgaaagaggtgcattggccatgctaaatttttcctcagtgtacctgaacaggcgccggagagtggcgactaagggattttcccagtaacttcattgcaaagcttacttgtggcactaataaataaacttccttaGTGTGATTAGAGATATTGAGGTTGTCCGCCCGcccgcacgcccccccccccaaaccaggccaggataagagaagatttgatggaggtgttcagaCATATAAGCAACTTTTTAAAGTGTAACCAAAACTCGTTTCTTACTACAGAAATATATATTATAGCTTGTTCCTAACACCCACAAATACAACTTACTTAAAACGATCTCTATTTCTGGGCATAAATAAACTTAGTAAGTTGACACTTAAGTATTACCATAGACTGTTCTTCCCTTTgagctggtgatttaacctggggatcaccacacctctggcaaggagcaaggttgagaaggtggggccttcatgaataacctcagccggtacaggaattgaacccacgctgttggcgtcactctgcatcacaaaccagccatccagccaactgagctaaccgacacccccccccccccgtgactaAGACATTACAAGTTGAGCTGTTTTTTGACACCAGAGGCAAGAGGTTATATCTTTAAGGAGAGACCAAGCAGACTGGGGTCCTTTCCAGAAAACAGAATGCCGAGGGGTGTCCCAATAGAGGCCTATAAAAATTGCAAAAACGGTTTGGCAGGGTAGATGGAGAGAAGATGTTTCTACTTGTTGGTGGGAGCCCAAAGCAAGGGGTGATAAATAGACAATAATCACAAATCAATCCAatcggaaattcaggagaaacttcctcATCCAAAGAGTGTTTAGAAGgcggaactcgctaccacagggaTGAGTAGCACGGGTACATTAAGGGGAAGGTAGATAAACACAGGAAAGAGAAAAGGAATGGAAAAATATGCTGATAGACTGGGATGAAGTAAGGTGGAAAGAGGCTGATGTGAAGTATAAACACGAGTATGaactggatgggcagaatggccagtTGCTGTGCTGCACGATTCTGTGCCATTCttgatgtgatttttaaaatcatttcctCTCtttgttctctcccccccccccggctgaatCTGTAGGTGGCCAGTCGTTTTTTAGTCGGAAGGATTCCATTCGCTCTATCTACACATCCCTCCACAATGAGCTACGCAAGCTGGTCACCACTGCACGGAGCTCGGCAGCCGGGACCTCTCCACACCTGGAGGAGCTCCTCTCCCACCTCTCCGAGCAGCTGTGCTTTTTTATTCAGGCCCGAATGGAGATTGCTGACTTCTACGAGAAGATGTATTCCCTCAGCACGCAGAAGTCCATTCACTCAACGGAGGTGCTTCACACGCTGGAGTCGATTCTGCAGAAATACAGCTCCAGGTCAGTGGTAGACAGCGGGTCTTGTtctggaaagtttatttattggtcacgagtaaggctttcattaacactgcaatgaagttgctgtgaaattcccctggtcgacacactccggcgcctgttcagatcaatgcacctaaccagcatgtctttcggactgtgggaggaaaccggagcacccggaggaaacccatgcagacacggggagaacatgcagactccacacagacagtgacccaagccgggaatcgaacccaggtccctggcgctgtgaggtagcagtgctaaccactgtgccaccgtgagatgATGGAGGTGGACTAATGAACAATATAGAACCAttggcggaacggtggcacagtatttagcactgcctaacagcaccggggacccgagttcgattgcaacgttgggtgactgtgtggagtttgcacgttctcttgcgtgggtttcgtccgggtgctccagtttcctcccacagtccaaagatctgcatgtTCAATCGCAACATTTAAAAACATTTGGACAAGTACACgggtgggaaaggattagagggatatgggttaaCTGccggcagttgggactagctgggagggcgccatggttggcatggaccagctgggccgaagggcctgtttcctgtatgGCCCTATGactctaggttaggtggattggccatgctaaatgtgtgggtttacaaggatggggttgggggtggacGTGGGCAAGATCCTCTGACGGAGGTCGGTGCATGCTTGCTGGGCTGAATAtctctgttctgcactgtagggattctacggaatctatgattctatggtaagtGATCACCAGTGGCCGCATTCACACAAGAGTTTGACGAGTAGTAGAAAGATTAatgaaaaatcttcaataaaaaacAATTAAAAAAAGAAAGATTAATGCTTCAATTCTGAAAACTGGTTAGATTTAAGCTgatggcaaaagaaccagtgaTGTTGTGAAGACAATCTTAATGTACAGTAGTAAAAAGAATGCTGGTAAAACTCTTCACGGCTGTTTTAACCCGCTtagtttttccagcagtttctgttttaagTGGTGTGTCGCTAGCCGCTGTGGTATTTTACTCGTTTCACAGAATGTACGGTTAGGACTTGGAATTTGctgcattgctgtgttaatgtaagcctttacaTTCATCTTTTAGCACCCACCTGAAAAAGGTAGACATGGTCTCAGTTTAACGTCTTAGCCAAAAGatgctgacagggcagcacttgctgaggtGTAGACTATATGTTGAGGTCTCTGGATTGGGAATTGAATCTACAACCTTCCAACTAAGGGGCAACACTGTCTCCCACACAGCCCTGGTTAACACTTACATGACCACCATGACACTCATGGGAGTAACCAATTGCAGATAAGGCTGGGctttgaaccatagaaccatagaaaattacagctcagaaacaggccttttggcccttcttgtctgtgccgaaccattttatgcctagtcccactgacctgcacttggaccatatccctccacacccctctcatccatgaacccgtccaagtttttcttaaatgttaaaagtgaccccgcatttaccactttatccggcagctcattccacactcccaccactctctgcgtgaagaagccccccctaatattccctttaaacttttctcctttcacccttaacccatgccctctggtttttttctcccctagcctcagcggaaaaagcctgcttgcattcactctatctatacccatcaaaatcttatacacctctatcaaatctcccctcaatcttctacgctccagggaataaagtcccaacctattcaatctctctctgtaactcagcttctcaagtcccggcaacatccttgtgaaccttctctgcactctttcaatcttatttacatccttcctgtaactaggtgaccaaaactgtacacaatactccaaattcggcctcaccaatgccttatataaccttaccataacactccaacttttatactcgatactccgatttataaaggccaatgtgccaaaggcactctttacgaccctatccacctgtgatgtcacttttagggaattctgtacctgtattcccagatccctctgttcaactgcactcttcagagtcctaccatttaccctgtacgttcttctttggtttgtccttccaaagtgcaatatctcacacttgtctgcgttaaattccatttgccatttttcagcccatttttctagttggtccaaatccctctgcaagctttgaaaaccttcctcactgtccactacacctccaatctttgtatcatcagcaaacttgctgatccaattgaccacattatcatccagatcattgatatagatgacaaacaataatggacccaacaccgatccctgcggcacaccactagtcacaggcctccactcagagaagcaatcctccacaaccactctctggtttcttccattgagccagtgtcttatccaatttactacctccccatgtatacctagcgactgaaccttcctaactaacctcccatgagggaccttgtcaaaggccttgctgaaatccaggtagacaacatccaccgccttcccttcatccactttcctggtaacctcctcgaaaaactctaatagattggtcaaacatgaccgaccacgcacaaagccatgttgactctccctaataagtccctgtctatccaaatatttgtagatcctatcccttatcacaccttccaataacttgcccaccaccgacgtcaaacttactggccgataatttcccggatttcttttggaaccttttttaaacaacggaacaacacgagccaccctccaatcatccggcacctcccccgtgaatactgacattttaaatatgtctgccagggcccctgcaagttcaacactagcttccctcaaggtccgtgggaataccctgtctggtcctggggatttatccactctgatttgcctcaagacagcgagcacctcctcccctttaatctgtaaaggttccatggcctccctaccagtttaccctatttccgtagactccatgcccgtttcctcagtaaatacggatgcaaaaaaaccatttagtatctcccccatctcttttggttccatacacagtctaccactctggtcttcaagaggaccaattttatccctcactatccttttgctcctaacatacctatagaagctctttggattttccttcactctgtctgccaaagcaacctcatgtcttcttttagccctcctgatttccctcttaagtagcttcttgcactttttatactcctcgagcatctgatgtgttccttgctgcctgtacatttcatacaactctctcttcctcttaatcagtgttacaatctccctcgagaaccaaggttccttattcctatttactttgcctttaatcctgacaggaacatacaaactctgcactctcaaaatttctcctttgaaggcctcccactttccatttacatccttaccagagaacagcctgtgccaatccacacttcccagatcccttctcatgtcatcaaatttggcctttttccagttctgaacttcaacccgaggaccagatctatccttatccacgatcaggttgaaactaatggcattatgatcactggatccaaagtgttccctcacactcacatccatcacctgccctaactcatttcccaataggagatccaatatcgcatcctctctagttggcacctcttgGCTACCTGGTGAGATTTGCAAATCAGACTGATGGAGCTACTTGTCCAGGGGTTAATTTGATTCAGAGGGAGGTTAAGTTGGCATTCCAGAGCTGCAGAGGAGTGAATCCATGCGGGATTTTTAAGTGTGTTCATTTCTATTTCCTTAGGTTCCATCACCCCATCCTGAGCCCTTTGGAGAGTAGCTTCCAGCTGGAGGTGGACGTGCTAACACAGCTGCTGAAAGCTCAGGCTGAGATCAGTGAATGGAAGTTCCTTCCCTCTCTGCTCAACCTGCACAGTGCCCACTCCAAACTGCAGAGCTGGGGCCAGACCTTTGAGAAGCAGCGCGAGACCAGGAAGCACCTGTTTGGGGGCCAGACCcagaaggcccttcagcccccccaCCTCTTCCTGTGGCTGGGCAAGCTGAAGAACGCTCTCTTGGCCAAGTTCACCTTCTACTTCCACGAGGCACTGAGCCGCCAGACTGCCCCCTCAGAAATGAAGGCCTTGACCGCCAAGACCAACCCCGATTACTGCGGCAAGATCTCGAGTTTCATCCGGAAATACGACGCCGAAAATGTCTCCCTGATCTTCGACAACCGAGGGTCGGAGACCTTCCAAGGGCATGGGTACCACCACCCGCACTCGTACCGGGAAGCCCCCAAGGGGGTGGATCAGTACCCGGCCGTCGTTTCCTTGCCCACTGACCGACCTTTAATACACTGGCCCAACGTGATCATGATTATGTCGGACCGGGCGACGGAGCTGAACACGCTGGACAAAGTAGTCCACTTCTACGACGACAAGGTTCAGAGCACCTACTTCCTGACGCGCCCCGAGCCCCAGTTCACCATCGTGGTCATCTTCGACTCCAGAAAGTCGGAGAAAGACTCccactttctttcctttctcAACGAGCTCTCCAGCTCCCTGAAGAACTCCAAGCCGTTTGCGAGCCTGAAGCCAGGGTCAAAGGGCTGATGCCAACAGCTCTGGCCCAAGTGAAAGCTACTGCGGAGAAAAGACTGGCAGGAGGCAGATTCTGCTCATGGTGAATTCCAGAGTAATCCACCACACTTGAGTCATGTCTCCATCCATTACTAAGTGGGGGTGGAATTGCTACTCCCTCCTTGTGTGCAACTGGGACATGTTTCAGTCCATTATCTTGCACTCGACTAAGAACTGCACAAGCTACTTACCAAGCACGATTGCTGTAAATTTAATGCTAACTCATGTAAGGATACAGTCCACTTAAACAAGTTATAGATATGAAATAAAAGCACTTGAATTTGATGCCAAGATTGTGCTTTAATCCTAATTGCTATTGGAAGAGTTAATCgaatgttttcttttattcattcgagggacatgggcgtagctggctacaccagcatttattgcccatccctagttgccccttgagaaggtggtggtgagctgctgccttgaatcgctgcagcccatgtgctgtgggttgacccacaatgccgttagggagggaattccaggattttgacccagcgactgcgaaggaacggcgatatatttccaagtcaggatggtgagtggcttggaggggaacttgcaggtggcggtgttcccaggtatctgctgcccttgtccttctagatggaagtggtcatgggtttggaaagtgcagtctaaggagccttggtgaagtaTTGCCAGCTCACTTAACTATAAAACACACAACTCTATCCCGTTTCTATATGAGGCCTCGGACTAGACCCCATCCAGACCAAGGGTTCTGAAACATTTTGCTTCTGAAGCACCAActccaatattttaaaaattccataGGCCCCGAATCACAAGTACTTTTTCTGTGTAAAAAGTAGTGCTACAATTAACCATATGATTATAATTATTTTTGTTTACTTACCTAATGGGTGACTAACTGGCTGAATGAAGATGGGTCGAGGGGTCCAGCTCCTCTGTGATTATCCTGATCTCCAATCCCATTTTATTTGCACGGAATTAGTTTAGTCAGACGTGTAAGTGGTTGGCTGGCAGACCGCAGAACAATAGAAGTGAAATCCGTCACTTTTCCACTCCTCTAACTCTGAAGAtgagtcatacggactcgaaacgttaactctgcacCCCTCGCTGCCAgacctccagcattttctgtttttgttatttaTACACCGCAGAACAATCCTGGCACGTTCTGACTGGGAGGGAGGTTTCTCAGCTTGCGGCAGGGCTAAACATCCCGAGGAATTAGCCCCAGCTTTCATCGTAACGGCACCTTTTGAAACACGTGCCAAActcaacaggactagacagggtagatgcagggaggatgttcccgatggggggggggggtccagaaccaggggtcacagtctgaggattcataagaacataagaaataggagcaggagtaggccatccagccccaacgagtcaaggtagaccatttaggacagagatgaagggacatttcttcacccagagagtggtgagcctgtggaattcattcccacaggaagtagttgatgccaaaaccttgaatgtattcaagaggcggctggatatagcacttggggcgaatgggatcaaaggttatggggagaaagcaggattagactattgagttggacgatcagccatgatggtgatgaatggcggagcaggctcgaagggccaaatggcctcctcctatctcctatgtttctatgtaagctggtgaaagcaaaatactgtggaatctgaaacaaaaactaaaaacgctggaaaatctcagtgggtctgacagcttccgtggagagagaacagagccaaaatTTTGAGTCTGGATTTGCAACCAATGGATGAATGGCTTGTGTAGGACACCCAGG is a window of Mustelus asterias unplaced genomic scaffold, sMusAst1.hap1.1 HAP1_SCAFFOLD_1654, whole genome shotgun sequence DNA encoding:
- the kics2 gene encoding KICSTOR subunit 2, with the translated sequence MEIADFYEKMYSLSTQKSIHSTEVLHTLESILQKYSSRFHHPILSPLESSFQLEVDVLTQLLKAQAEISEWKFLPSLLNLHSAHSKLQSWGQTFEKQRETRKHLFGGQTQKALQPPHLFLWLGKLKNALLAKFTFYFHEALSRQTAPSEMKALTAKTNPDYCGKISSFIRKYDAENVSLIFDNRGSETFQGHGYHHPHSYREAPKGVDQYPAVVSLPTDRPLIHWPNVIMIMSDRATELNTLDKVVHFYDDKVQSTYFLTRPEPQFTIVVIFDSRKSEKDSHFLSFLNELSSSLKNSKPFASLKPGSKG